A single genomic interval of Nonomuraea rubra harbors:
- a CDS encoding SDR family NAD(P)-dependent oxidoreductase yields the protein MSKTILITGAGSGFGALSARALARAGHTVYAAMRATAGRNAARVAEAARYAGEHGVDLRTVELDVLSQESVTAAVETVLAETGAIDVVVHNAGHMVLGPAEAFTPEELAAVYDTNVLGSQRLNRAVLPHLRERGQGLLLWIGSSSTRGGTPPYLAPYFAAKAAADALAVSYAAELARFGIETTLVIPGAFTSGTDHFANAGHPADRSVVPAYDERYGGLMEQVGERLAALQPPGADVSLVADAVVQVVDTPDGKRPFRVHVDPIDDGSAEVSEVADRVRARFLARIGLEDLLTPAPAA from the coding sequence ATGAGCAAGACCATCCTGATCACCGGAGCGGGCTCCGGCTTCGGCGCGCTGTCCGCGCGCGCCCTGGCCCGCGCCGGGCACACCGTGTACGCCGCCATGCGCGCCACCGCCGGCCGCAACGCCGCCCGCGTCGCCGAGGCCGCGCGGTACGCCGGCGAGCACGGCGTCGACCTGCGCACCGTCGAGCTGGACGTGCTCTCGCAGGAGTCGGTGACCGCGGCGGTCGAGACCGTGCTGGCCGAGACGGGGGCCATCGACGTGGTCGTGCACAACGCCGGCCACATGGTGCTCGGCCCCGCCGAGGCGTTCACGCCCGAGGAACTGGCGGCCGTCTACGACACGAACGTGCTGGGCAGCCAGCGGCTCAACCGGGCGGTCCTGCCGCACCTGCGCGAGCGAGGGCAGGGCCTACTGCTGTGGATCGGCTCCAGCTCCACCAGGGGCGGCACCCCGCCGTACCTCGCGCCGTACTTCGCCGCCAAGGCGGCGGCCGACGCGCTCGCGGTGTCGTACGCGGCCGAGCTGGCCCGCTTCGGCATCGAGACCACGCTCGTCATCCCGGGCGCCTTCACCTCGGGCACCGACCACTTCGCCAACGCCGGCCACCCGGCCGACCGGAGCGTCGTCCCGGCCTACGACGAGCGGTACGGCGGGCTGATGGAGCAGGTGGGGGAGCGGCTGGCCGCGCTGCAGCCGCCCGGCGCCGACGTGTCCCTGGTCGCCGACGCCGTCGTCCAGGTCGTGGACACCCCGGACGGCAAGCGGCCGTTCCGGGTGCACGTCGATCCGATCGACGACGGGTCGGCGGAGGTGAGCGAGGTCGCCGACCGCGTACGGGCGCGCTTCCTGGCCCGCATCGGCCTGGAGGACCTGCTCACGCCGGCCCCCGCCGCGTAA